One window of the Manihot esculenta cultivar AM560-2 chromosome 14, M.esculenta_v8, whole genome shotgun sequence genome contains the following:
- the LOC110600179 gene encoding protein SAMBA isoform X2 translates to MNSTSPAHSSLSTTAIVGGGSGSNAAFEDFHFPSDLISIQDRKEEAMLVLKADLMAALNKEVKSLDEDNWKFEGPRSRIHLISRPGG, encoded by the exons ATGAATAGTACATCACCAGCTCATTCATCACTATCAACAACAGCAATTGTTGGAGGAGGCAGTGGTAGTAATGCtgcttttgaagattttcatttCCCTTCCGATCTTATATCTATCCAAGACCGCAAAGAAGAGGCCATGCTTG TTCTGAAAGCTGATCTGATGGCTGCACTTAACAAAGAGGTTAAATCCTTGGATGAAGATAATTGGAAGTTTGAAGGGCCCCGTTCGCGCATCCACCTTATATCTAGGCCTG GTGGTTAG
- the LOC110600179 gene encoding protein SAMBA isoform X1, producing the protein MNSTSPAHSSLSTTAIVGGGSGSNAAFEDFHFPSDLISIQDRKEEAMLVLKADLMAALNKEVKSLDEDNWKFEGPRSRIHLISRPGGFLNKMEITKNKNLAPK; encoded by the exons ATGAATAGTACATCACCAGCTCATTCATCACTATCAACAACAGCAATTGTTGGAGGAGGCAGTGGTAGTAATGCtgcttttgaagattttcatttCCCTTCCGATCTTATATCTATCCAAGACCGCAAAGAAGAGGCCATGCTTG TTCTGAAAGCTGATCTGATGGCTGCACTTAACAAAGAGGTTAAATCCTTGGATGAAGATAATTGGAAGTTTGAAGGGCCCCGTTCGCGCATCCACCTTATATCTAGGCCTG GTGGATTTCTAAACAAGATGGAAATAACGAAGAATAAGAACTTAGCTCCAAAATAA